Below is a genomic region from bacterium.
GTATCCCAGTCGCCCAGGATCTCGTCCCCCAACACCGCTCCCGCGATCCGACACTGGCTGACGAGCTCATCGACACGGCGGGCCGAGTCCTGCCGGCTCACCAGATTGATCTGGCGATTCCAGCGCACGACCTCGGCGGCGTAGGCCCCCAGGCGCCGGTCCAGATCGGTCCGGGGGTCACTCATTCCCGGCCTCGGTTTCGCCGGCCCGCTTCTTCAGGAAAACCGTCAGCACCGCCAGGTCCCCGGCCCGCACCCCGTCGATGCGCCCCGCCTGGCCCAGGGTGTCCGGGCGCACCCGATCGAGTTTCTCGCGGGCCTCGAAACTCAAGGCGGACATGGTTTTATAGTCCATGTCGGACGGCAGCTCATAGGCGTCGAGGTGGGCCTGGTGACGAATCAGGCGCTCGTGCTTGGCGATGTAGCCGTCGTACTTGATGTCGTGGACGACCTGCCGGGCCGCGGCTTCCGCCAGGAAGGGGTTGTCTGTTTCGTCGCGCAGATGCGAAACCCTATTCATGACTTCGGACCAGGATTCCGCGTCGACCTCGGCCTGATGCGGCAGGCTGCCCAGCTCGATCCCGGGAAAGCGGAGGAACTCCGCCGCGGTCAGCCGCTGCCGCGTGTCCCGCGTCACGACGGCCGTCGCCCCGAGCGCCCGTCGGAAGTCGGCCACGAAGCGCCGGCGCGCGTCGAGCACCGCCAGCTCGGGGCCGGGCAGCAGCCCCCCGTCGCGGGCCGCAGCGGCCAGGCGCTCCTCCGCGTTGTCGCACCGCAACCGCAGGCGGTGCTCGGCCCGGGAGGTGAACATGCGGTAGGGCTCCTCGATGTCCTTCGTGACGAGGTCGTCGACCAGCACCCCGAGGTAGGCTTCGTGCCGGCCGAGCTGCAGCGGGTCGCGACCATCGAGGCTGCGCACCGCATTCAGTCCCGCCACGAGACCCTGTCCGGCGGCCTCCTCGTAGCCCGAAGTGCCGAGGATCTGCCCGGCCAAATACAAGCCGGACAACACCTTGGTCTCCAGGTGGGCATGAATCTGCCACGACGGCACGCTGTCGTACTCGACCGCGTAGCCGTACCGCACGAGCTCGGCGCGCTCGAGTCCCGGGATCGAGCGCACGACCCGCTCCTGCACGTCGGCGGGCAAACTGGTGGACAGGCCGTTCACGTAGATCTCGTCCGTGTCCCGGCCCTCGGGCTCGAGGAAGAGCAGGTGCCGGTCCTTGTCGGCGAAGCGCACCACCTTGTCCTCGATGGACGGGCAGTAGCGCGGACCCCGGCCCTCGATCACCCCGCCGTACAGCGGCGACCGATCGAGGCTCGCCGCGATGATGGCATGGGTCGTCGCGTTGGTGTAGGCCAGATGGCAGGCGATCTGTTCGGGCGCGAACCGCCGCGTGCGGAACGAGAAGGGCGTGGGATGCGCGTCGCCCAGCTGCACTGCAAGCTGTTGGAAGTCAATGGAATCGGCCCGCAGGCGGGGCGGTGTGCCCGTCTTCAGGCGACGCAGGGCGAAGCCGTAGTCGGCCAGGCTCCCGCTCAGGCCTTCGCTGCTCGCGGCGCCCTCGCGTCCGCCACTGGTCCGGGCATCACCCACGTGCATGAGGCCCTTCATGAAGGTGCCGGTGCAGAGGACCACCCGCGGTGCCCGCACCTCGCGCGTCCCCACGACCACGCCTTCGATGCGCCGGTCGGCGTCGGCCCCGGCCACCAGCAGTCCGGCCACGTCGCCGCCGATGACCGTCAGGCCGGGCTGGGCGTGGCAGGTCGCCGTCATGGCCGCCTGGTAGGCGTGCTTGTCGGCCTGGGCGCGGGGCGACTGCACGGCCGGCCCCTTCTTGGTGTTCAGCACGCGGAACTGGATGCCCGTGGCGTCGATGGCCCGGCCCATCTCGCCGCCGAGGACGTCGATCTCCCGCACGAGATGCCCCTTGCCGAGGCCTCCGATGGCGGGGTTGCAGGGCATGCGGCCGATCTCGGCCGGATCGTGGGTCACCAGCGCGCAGCGCGCCCCGAGACGGGCCGCCGCCAGGGCCGCCTCGATGCCCGCGTGGCCGCCACCGACCACGATGATGTCGAATTCGTTGTGGGACAACGCGTTACTTTCCGACACAGAACCGCTTGAAGACGCTCTCGAGCACCTGCTCGCTGAAGACACGCCCCGACACCTCGCCCAGGTGGCCCAGAATGGGCGCCAGGAGCGAGCCGACAATCTCGTCACCGGGCGCGGTGGCGGCAACCTCGTCGCGCAGGCGCACCAGGTCGTCGCGGCAGGCGCCCAGCTTGTGCAGGTGCCGTTCGTTCAGCACGACACCGAGGGCGATGGCCTCCTCGAGCCGGAAGCCGGCAACCACGGCGTCGAGCTCCGCCCAGACGGACGCGATCCCGCTGCCGTCGGGACTCGCCACGATCGGCTCGCCCGCGGGCGCCGCGAAACCGGGCGCGAGATCGCCCTTGGTCCAGACGCGCAGCACCGGCGTGCCGTCCGGAACGACGAGTTCCGTCGGCGCCTCTCCGGCCACCGCCAACGCGAGGACCACGTCCGCCTCGGCGACCTGCCGGCGCGCACGTTCCATGCCGAGGCCCTCGACGCGTCCGCCGTCGCTGCGCAGACCGGCCGTGTCGTGCAGCACCCACACCGTCCCGTCGCGGTGCCGGCGCGCGCTGATCACGTCGCGCGTCGTACCGGCCTCGGCATCGACGATGGCGCGCTCCTCGGCGAGCAGCGCATTGAAGAGCGACGACTTTCCCACGTTGGGCGGACCCGCGAGGACCACGTGCACGCCATCGCGCAGCAGGCGTCCGGCCGGCGCCATGGCCACCAGCCGCCCGAGGCCGGCGATGCTCGTGTCGAGCACGCGGCGCACCGTGTCCGCGCCGACGCCCATGTCCTCGTCGTCGCTGAACTCGAGCCCCCCTTCGAGCCGGGCCAGCAGGTCGAGCAGCGGACCTTCCACCGCGGCCAGCTGGTCGTCGAACCCGCCGAGCAGTTGGCGCACGGCGGCCCGGGCCGCATGGTCCGACGGAGCGTGGATCAGGTCGGCCACCGCCTCGGCCTGGTCGAGGCTGAGCTTCCCGTTGAGGAACGCGCGGCGCGTGAACTCCCCGGCCGTCGCCGGTTCGGCTCCGGCCACCCGGCAGGCCGCCACGACCATCCCGGCCACGACGCGGCCACCGTGGCAGAAGAACTCGACCACGTCTTCACCGGTGGCGCTGTGGGGGGCCACGAAGGGCAGAGCGATGGCCTGATCGATCTCGGAAATGGCTGTGCCCGATTCGGTTGGAGATTTCAGTATACCGTATACAGCGCGCCGCGGGGTGGGCTGCGGCCCGAAACCGGGACCCGAGAAGACCTTGTCCGCGATCGCGAACGCGTCCGGACCACTCAGGCGCACCACCGCCAGCCCGCCTTCGCCAGGCGGCGTCGCCACCGCGACGATGGTCTTCTCCACGCGCTCTCTCGACATCGGATCACCTCGGATTTCCACACCGGGCCGGCCCTGTCCGGCGCCCCAAAAGCCAGGGGCGACACCCGCCGGCGTCGCCCCTGAATCTAACCCAACCGATCGCGAAGATCAGTCGCGAACTACTCTTCCTCGTCGGAGCGGCCGCCGCCGGACTCGCTGTCGTCCGCCAGCGCGACGACCACGTGCTTGCCGCCGCCACCGAACTCGGTGAAGGTCGTCACGCCGTCGATCTCGGCCACGTGCAGGTGGATGACCCGCCGCTCGCGAGCGCCCATCGACTCGAAGTGGTAGGGACGACCCGTCTCCTCCACCTCGGCGACGGCCTCGTCGGCGCGTTCGATCAGCGCCTCCTCGCGACGGTCGCGGTACGAGTTGATGTCGAGGTTCATGCGCACGCGGTCGTCGACCGCGTTGCTCGCCATGCGCTCGACCAGGTGCTCGACCGCATCGACCGTCTGGCCGTGGCGGCCGATGAGCATGCCCGCATCGTCCTCGTCGTCGGACGCGATCCGCACGCGGCGGTACTCGCCGTCCTCGACGGTGACGTCGCACGGGAAGCCCGCCCGCACCAGCATGCCGCTGGTGAGCTCGCGCAGGGCGTCGTTGAGCCCGGCTTCGGTGACGCCGGCCAGGGCCTCGGCGTACTTCGTCGCCGGCACGGCCTCGACGATGATCTCGTCGGCCGACCCCAGGCTCGCCGCCGCCGCCCGGCCGCGCTCGGGGCGCCGCGAGCCGCCCGACGGGGAGCGGCTCGGCTCCGGCGTGTCGGGCAGCACCTCGACGGGCTTGCGGTTCTTCACCGCCGGATTGTCGCGCCGAGGCAGGCGGGCGCCGAGGCCGCCGCCCCAGCCGCCGCGCTTGGGCTTGGCCACCACCGGCGCCACGGGCGCCGCGTCGACGGTCGACTCCGCATCGGGTGCCGCCGCCACCGCAGTCTCGACTTCCGGAGTCGCCACCGCCGCCGGTGCGGGAGCCGGAGCAGCTTCCACGACCGGCTCCGGGGCCGGGGGCGGCGT
It encodes:
- the mnmG gene encoding tRNA uridine-5-carboxymethylaminomethyl(34) synthesis enzyme MnmG; protein product: MSHNEFDIIVVGGGHAGIEAALAAARLGARCALVTHDPAEIGRMPCNPAIGGLGKGHLVREIDVLGGEMGRAIDATGIQFRVLNTKKGPAVQSPRAQADKHAYQAAMTATCHAQPGLTVIGGDVAGLLVAGADADRRIEGVVVGTREVRAPRVVLCTGTFMKGLMHVGDARTSGGREGAASSEGLSGSLADYGFALRRLKTGTPPRLRADSIDFQQLAVQLGDAHPTPFSFRTRRFAPEQIACHLAYTNATTHAIIAASLDRSPLYGGVIEGRGPRYCPSIEDKVVRFADKDRHLLFLEPEGRDTDEIYVNGLSTSLPADVQERVVRSIPGLERAELVRYGYAVEYDSVPSWQIHAHLETKVLSGLYLAGQILGTSGYEEAAGQGLVAGLNAVRSLDGRDPLQLGRHEAYLGVLVDDLVTKDIEEPYRMFTSRAEHRLRLRCDNAEERLAAAARDGGLLPGPELAVLDARRRFVADFRRALGATAVVTRDTRQRLTAAEFLRFPGIELGSLPHQAEVDAESWSEVMNRVSHLRDETDNPFLAEAAARQVVHDIKYDGYIAKHERLIRHQAHLDAYELPSDMDYKTMSALSFEAREKLDRVRPDTLGQAGRIDGVRAGDLAVLTVFLKKRAGETEAGNE
- a CDS encoding tRNA modification GTPase gives rise to the protein MSRERVEKTIVAVATPPGEGGLAVVRLSGPDAFAIADKVFSGPGFGPQPTPRRAVYGILKSPTESGTAISEIDQAIALPFVAPHSATGEDVVEFFCHGGRVVAGMVVAACRVAGAEPATAGEFTRRAFLNGKLSLDQAEAVADLIHAPSDHAARAAVRQLLGGFDDQLAAVEGPLLDLLARLEGGLEFSDDEDMGVGADTVRRVLDTSIAGLGRLVAMAPAGRLLRDGVHVVLAGPPNVGKSSLFNALLAEERAIVDAEAGTTRDVISARRHRDGTVWVLHDTAGLRSDGGRVEGLGMERARRQVAEADVVLALAVAGEAPTELVVPDGTPVLRVWTKGDLAPGFAAPAGEPIVASPDGSGIASVWAELDAVVAGFRLEEAIALGVVLNERHLHKLGACRDDLVRLRDEVAATAPGDEIVGSLLAPILGHLGEVSGRVFSEQVLESVFKRFCVGK
- a CDS encoding KH domain-containing protein, with protein sequence EDRGQDQVQAAAGAEQTSARDDGRRRDDDGGRDGDKRGRSRRGSRGRGRGRGRDRDDQNDVVASEVNGNVRDDDSRGNEREPRRPAARAETREVDGNRRTDDAPAKRSRSRRELPAAEVAGEHRLSDETRSMSASDEAPRRERPTPPPAPEPVVEAAPAPAPAAVATPEVETAVAAAPDAESTVDAAPVAPVVAKPKRGGWGGGLGARLPRRDNPAVKNRKPVEVLPDTPEPSRSPSGGSRRPERGRAAAASLGSADEIIVEAVPATKYAEALAGVTEAGLNDALRELTSGMLVRAGFPCDVTVEDGEYRRVRIASDDEDDAGMLIGRHGQTVDAVEHLVERMASNAVDDRVRMNLDINSYRDRREEALIERADEAVAEVEETGRPYHFESMGARERRVIHLHVAEIDGVTTFTEFGGGGKHVVVALADDSESGGGRSDEEE